GGCGGGGGACGGGTCGTTGGTCCCGGCACCGCGGACATGAAGGGCGGTGTGGTGGTCATGATCCAGGCCCTGAAGATCCTGGACGGGCTGGGGCTGCTGGACCGGGTCCCGATCCGGTGCCTTTTCAACGGGGACGAGGAGGTGGGCTCGCCCTTTTCCTCCCGGATGGTCCGGGAGCTGGGCAAAAATGCCTCGTGCGGCCTTGTCTTCGAGGCCGGCGGTCTGGGTAACCAACTGGTGACGTCCCGAAGGGGAGTGATCCGCTACGACCTGACCTGCACGGGCAAGGCCCGCCACGCGGGTGTGAAGGAAGGTCCCAAAGCCAGCGCCATCGTGGAGATGGCGCGTCTCATCCTCGCCCTGGAGGAGCTAAACGACCAGGAAAGGGGCGTCTCCATCAACGTGGGGACGGTCAAGGGGGGCGTCGCCAACAACATCGTCCCGGACCAAGCACAGGCCCGCTTCGAGTTCCGGTTCCGGGACCCGGATACCGAAAGGGAGATCCTGGCCCGGTTCGACGAGATCGTAAAAAGCGTGTCCACCCCCGGCTGCGGCGCCCGGATGGACCTTCTTCACCGTCGTCCCGGGATGGTCCCCACGCCCGCTACCGACGAACTGGTCACCGTGGTCCTCGATGCCGCGGGGGAACTGGGGCAGTCCGTTGTGACCCAGAGCAGGGGAGGGGCCTCGGACGGGAACTTCCTTACGGAGATGGGCGTTCCGGTGATCGACGGCCTCGGCCCCGTGGGGGACCTGGATCACTCAGCCGATGAGTATATCGTGGAGCAGTCGCTGCATGACCGGATCGCGCTGACGGCGCTGCTGCTGTGCAAACTGGCAGGGATCGCTTGATCAGGAGCCAGGATCAAGTCAAAAGCTGTAACACAGAGGGCCGCAGAGGCGGCCAACCCCGGCCGCACCACAGAGGCCCACAGAGAAAAACAGTTGTCATTGCGAGCTTATACCGGGCGAGGCAATCTCAGGCCCTATGGCTGCAATGCTCTGATTTTCACCACTCATGATTTTTAGCTCTCCTTTGCGAAACTTCGCGATCCTTTTTTGATGGACTCGCAAAAAGTCCATCAACGCGCCCCGCGCGGGGCGCCCAAATCAATGACTCACTCCGTAAGTCATT
This bacterium DNA region includes the following protein-coding sequences:
- a CDS encoding M20 family metallopeptidase; the protein is MIGPEIRDRAGALRVESLDLLESLVRVNSHSAHPEGINRVGQLVLDSLPASMSVTFAADGNGVRHHVAAGPCGREEKILLVGHLDTVFPYRGTGEPFETGGGRVVGPGTADMKGGVVVMIQALKILDGLGLLDRVPIRCLFNGDEEVGSPFSSRMVRELGKNASCGLVFEAGGLGNQLVTSRRGVIRYDLTCTGKARHAGVKEGPKASAIVEMARLILALEELNDQERGVSINVGTVKGGVANNIVPDQAQARFEFRFRDPDTEREILARFDEIVKSVSTPGCGARMDLLHRRPGMVPTPATDELVTVVLDAAGELGQSVVTQSRGGASDGNFLTEMGVPVIDGLGPVGDLDHSADEYIVEQSLHDRIALTALLLCKLAGIA